One Phosphitispora fastidiosa genomic region harbors:
- the lepB gene encoding signal peptidase I, which produces MSQEYSDNIDEPGDSSQKVWGFLKDILQIVFFALILTFFLRTYVIEARLIPSESMLPTLEIGDRLLVDKIVFKFRELERTDIVVFAPPPEAQRGAGDDDLIKRVVGLPGDTVEVKESRVFVNNKPLDEPYIAERLNYTYGPVAIPEGYLFVMGDNRNYSFDSHAWGFLPLENLKGRAFFRFWPLDRFGLIDGVKS; this is translated from the coding sequence TTGTCTCAGGAATATTCGGACAACATTGATGAACCAGGGGATTCTTCACAAAAGGTATGGGGGTTTCTGAAGGATATTTTACAGATTGTTTTCTTTGCACTTATATTAACCTTTTTTTTACGCACATACGTGATTGAAGCAAGGCTGATTCCGTCAGAGTCAATGCTGCCTACACTCGAAATCGGTGACAGGCTTCTGGTAGACAAGATTGTATTTAAGTTCAGGGAACTGGAGCGGACCGACATTGTTGTCTTTGCGCCCCCTCCGGAGGCGCAGCGGGGAGCGGGTGATGATGACCTGATTAAGCGGGTTGTGGGTTTACCCGGTGATACTGTAGAAGTAAAAGAGAGCCGGGTATTTGTTAATAATAAGCCCCTGGATGAGCCATATATTGCCGAGAGGCTTAATTATACCTATGGGCCTGTTGCCATTCCGGAAGGGTATCTGTTTGTTATGGGGGATAATCGTAATTATAGTTTTGACAGCCATGCATGGGGCTTTTTACCTCTGGAAAATCTCAAAGGAAGGGCGTTTTTCAGGTTTTGGCCCCTGGACAGGTTTGGATTAATTGATGGAGTAAAATCCTAG
- a CDS encoding 5-formyltetrahydrofolate cyclo-ligase — protein MKKQLRKEIIAARMAQTDEEAAEKSARIVKQLEELPEFQSAGLIMFYLDFRKEVATGNLIAKCLQNGKRVVVPITDTKNIRLIPSEIINYPGDLTSGTWGILEPKPECVRPVEPTEIDFVVVPGVSFDAVGNRLGYGGGFYDRFLRLLRPEASFAALAFELQIRDDVYPEAHDYPMRYVVTENRVIKCG, from the coding sequence ATGAAAAAACAGCTTAGGAAAGAAATTATTGCGGCCAGGATGGCCCAGACAGATGAAGAGGCTGCCGAAAAGAGCGCGCGGATAGTTAAACAGCTGGAGGAACTGCCAGAGTTTCAAAGCGCCGGATTAATAATGTTTTATCTTGATTTCAGGAAGGAAGTTGCTACCGGGAATTTAATTGCCAAATGCCTGCAGAACGGGAAAAGGGTGGTTGTTCCCATTACTGACACCAAAAATATCAGGCTTATCCCTTCAGAAATAATCAATTATCCGGGGGATCTCACTTCCGGTACCTGGGGCATACTGGAACCAAAACCTGAGTGTGTAAGGCCTGTTGAGCCGACCGAAATAGACTTTGTTGTTGTGCCGGGGGTATCTTTTGATGCTGTCGGAAACAGGCTCGGCTATGGCGGCGGCTTTTATGACCGTTTCCTGAGACTGCTCCGTCCAGAGGCCTCATTTGCCGCCCTGGCCTTTGAACTCCAGATCAGAGATGATGTTTATCCTGAAGCTCACGATTATCCGATGAGGTATGTGGTGACCGAAA